The sequence AAAGGGCCATCGCATAGTTTACAGAGTCCCACTCATACAGAAATTTGCTCATGAACGGGATTCGTGTTATTACAACCGTTGTGATTAAAATCAGTGGAAACACAACGTCCCACTTAATTTTTGCCCCTGAAAGGGCATATGATCTTGGCATTCAAAGGCTCCTGAAAAATATTCATTGAATGGTTTGTTTTAAAATCGCAGATGTATAATGATGCAACCTTTCATAATATCCTTTATAGCTCCTTTATATACTTTCCATAAGTTGCATTGCAATATTTAGTTAGTTTAAAACTAATTTTTGTATTTAATATATATAAAACGTTTAATTTATTATTTAATTTTAGTTATGTACTTGTTTAGGTCTATTTTATTGGTTTGCAGGGCTTTTATCTATTGGTAATAAAAATATTTCATGGAACTGCCCTGCAAATTATTTGTAACTCAATCTTTTCGCTGATCATTTCCCTTAAATGGGTGAATGAGTTAATAAAAACTCATCCAAAAAACACCTATTCATGTCCCTCCGAGGACAGTTTCCTATCTCCATGAAATCTTTAATAAGGCTTTTCCCAAATCTGTACCAAATGTAGCCCAATTATTGCCTTATTTAAGAAAATAACTCTTAAAATTCTATATATTATGGTGATTGTACCGTTTAAATGGAAATAAATTATTTTGAATGAAATTAGTAGGAATATATCCAATAAAACTGTTTAAATATCTTTTTATTTTTAATGAATTTAAGTGGTTATAATCCGTTTTAAGGCTACTAAATCAATTGAAAATAATTTTGGATAATTTATAATATTTTTTAATGTATTTTTAAGTATAATACTTGTTTTAGGGAAAACATAATAATATTTTCAATATTGATATTACATAAGAAGTATTACATTTACACGGATTGGCAAGGCAGTTTAATGATCTCTAAAAATAAAAAAAGAATTCAATGGCTTAAAAACCCATATTTTAACTTTAAACCATTGAAATAATGGAAAACAGCCTGTTTTTATTCAACTCACTTGACAGTAAGTTGTTAGTAAGGATTCCACTCTTTCACCTTTTTGAACTCAGGGAACTCTCCATAATCATACTCATCGAACAACTTGCCCCACTCCGTTGCTTTGAACTTTTCTATGTTCTTTTTACCTGTTGTTGGGTACCATAGCTTGTCGTGGTAGAATCCTGAGGCGAAAATGAAGGTCTTGAAGATGGGTGAGTTGAAGAGGAGGTGGTGCAGCCACTTTATCTTCATGGTCTTCTTTCTAAGGCGTTGATCCCATTTGATGACAGGGCTCTTGTTCACGTGGAAACCGAAGTTCAATCCTTCAAGTTCCCCCTCATCAAGACCCACAACTTCTATTTGATCCACATCCCCCATTCCAAGCCCCCTGTCATGGGCCATTTTAATGTAGTCTATCTTCAGGGGGTCGAAGCCCATTATCTTGGCTGCAAGGGCGTCCACTGCAACCGGATCCGCACTTGCAAGTATGACGTTGCCTACGTAGGGGTCCATTGTACGTGGTCCTGCACCATCCCCGCACACGCACCCGTCCATGACCGTGAATATCCCTGGATGTATCTCCCTCTGGATTGCAAGGAGATCCACCAGGACCTCGTGGATCTTCTTATGGGCGTGGTGCCTGTACTTGGGTATCAGACCTCCGAAGGCGTTCTTCATGGAACCTGTGGTTGTTGTGTGGCCGTGGGTTTTCACGGTGGGGAAGTGTATAACATCGTTGCCGTAGAACATCTCTGGAACCAGAACCTGGCCGAATATCTCATCCATAACCATCATCTCAGACTTCGGTTCGTAGACGCTCCACTCCACATCTGTGAGGGGCTGAAATTCCCTTCCGTACTTTTCAAGGAGGGGGAGCCACTTGTTGAAGTAGGCACCCTTCCAGGGATGGGTTACAACGGTCTGGTTCTCCACTGCAACCACGTCATGGAACCCATCATCCTTGAGGGTTTTCAGGACACCTTCAAGCTGCCACGGCGGTGTGGAACATGCAGGGTAGAAGAGGGTCCATGAGAGGTTCAATTTGAGTATGGTCTCATTCTCACGGGATACTGCCTTGTCATACTCTGCCAGGTGCATGAGCTCTCCATAATCCTTTACAACTGTTTCAGGGGATGTTTTTAGAATTGAAACCTTGGAATCTATCTTTGTCATAAGATGTACCTCCTAATACTCTTAATATTCACTTTTTCCAACAATCTTTATTGATTGTTCGTTAAATTCAATTATTTGAATTAAACAACATTTATTATCCATTAATTTTTAATTTTACAGTATATTTATTTGATTTATTTGTAATTAATTTTTTTAAGGTTTTAATTTTAAATTTATTGGGTATATGTTCTTAAAATAATATTTAAATAATTTTTAAGTGCTTGATTTTTATTTGAATTGTTCAACGATCAGTATCCTCCCTCTTTTCTCCGATGATCCTGGATTTTCCCAGGAGGTAAACAGCGAGGCCCAGGAAGGTTCCGTACCAGAGGGTTGCGAATCTGATGATGATGGCAACACCAACTGAAAGTGTGGCTGTGAGTCCGAAGAACTGGAGCAGTCCAGACAGCGTTGCTTCAGCAACACCCAGACCACCGGGTATCATGCTCAGCGCCCCTGCAAGGGATGCGAAGCTGAATGTGAATGTTGAGACAACCATTCCAAGGTGATCACCGAAGCCAGCAACTGCAAGGTAGAGGGCCAGACACTCCATGAACCAGGCCATCAAACCCAGAACCGTTGTTACCACCAGTTTTTTAGGGGTCAGTGTTTCCTTGAAGGTTTGGTGCATGCTCTCAACATCCCGGGAGTACTTTCCCGCCCTCTTCTCAAGTACACGTATCAACCTGTTTGAAACAGCCTCTGATCTGACTGCAAGTACGAATACTGCAAAGATGATGAGGATGGCCACTATGATGTAGGTGCCCTGTTTGTAGTAGAGGATTCCAAGGAGTGAAAGGAATACAAGGGCAAGTATATCAGTTAAACGGTCACTTATCACCACGGGCACAGTTTTACTCAAACTTTCACCATTTATATCCCTTATGAGCCATCCCTTCCATATCTCACCAGCTTTGGCAGGGGTTATGGTCATTGAAAGCCCGCTTATGTAAACGAAGAGGTTGTCCCTGATATTCAGTTTCACACCAACTCCCCTGAGGAAATAATCCCATCTAACGAATCTTATCAAGTAACCCAGGGTTGTTAGGCATAGAAGCAGGATTATGAACCTCCAGTCGAAGCTTTCAAGGGCAGTCAGAAGATCACCCAGATCAGCGTAAACCCCCATTACAACGTAAACAACCACTGCGAATATCAGTACGAGCCAGAACCTGTTTTTTTCCATATTTTCAGCACCTTTGTAAGTCCTAAATACATCGGGGAGGATCGTTCACCAAAAACAGTGAAACTTCCCCTTTCAAATGCATCATGCAGATCATCATCTGTAGTAATCCCTGCCCTACCAACTTCATGGGCGAAGTGGGCATCGCTGCCACCTAAACTCTTCAAACCATATTTTTTTGCATATTCTGCTGCCATTTCGTTGTATTTTGTCCTGAAACAGCGGGAGTTGAAGGTTTCAACGTAGTCCACGAGTTTTGCATCTTCTTTTCCTGGTGCGATCCCGTTTCCACGTAGTTCATCGAAGGGGTGTGGGAGTACCACGGTACCACTTTGATTTCTGATCTCATTGATGACCTCAATAAAATTCCTTGAAACAACTTCTTCAGACAAGAAGAGGCCTATAACCTCGCCACGGTCTGTTGCGATTTCTGATCCAACAACGACCTCGAAGTTTTCAGTTTCAAACTCTTTGGCCTTCAAGCCGCCTTCAATGGTGTTGTGATCAGTTATGGCTATTCCTGCGAGTCCCTTTTTAATGGCGGTTTTTACCAGGGTTTTAGGTTCCATCCATCCGTCTCTGGAGTACTTGGAGTGGGTGTGAAGGTCGTATATCATTCAAAAGAGCCTCCTATGATATTGTTGCACTTGGAGTAAGGATTGCACTTTTTGAGATAATGGGTTGATGATTTTAGGTTCATTTTAAAACTCCTGTAAATCCCAACTTATTGAAGTAAAGCACTCCAATCACCAGCACAACCCAGAGAGTCATGCTGATAACCATTCCACTGTCCCTGAATATCATCTCAGGTTCTCCTCCCATTCCATCATTGTGCACCAGGAACAGGTAACGGAACACTCCATAGAACGCCAAGGGTATTGTGAGCATTATGTAAATGTTCTGAGCAAAGAAGGTGTAGAGGGAGTAGGACATTACAAGGGCAGCGGTGGTTATGTTGGTCATCTGGTCCAGCATCTCCCTGGAGTAACCCTCCAAGATTTTACGATGGCTTCCTGCTTTGTCTTTGAGTAAAATAAGTTCATGCCTCCGTTTGACAAGGGCCAGGAAGAGGGCCATTAGGAATGTGCAGATTATGAGCCATGGTGACACGAAGACTCCTATGGCAACACAGCCTGCAACTGCCCTGAGAACGAAACCTGTTGAGATAACCAGTATGTCCACGAGGATCAGCTCCTTCAGAAACAGGGAGTAGATCAGTATCAGGCCGAAAAAGGCGAGTGAAACTAGAAGGAGTGAAAGGTTCACTGTGAAGGCCAGTAACAATGCAGCTACCACTGCAATACCTGAAAATAAGAGTGCATGTGAGGTTTTCAGCCTTCCAGATGCAAGGGGACGTTTGCTTTTTTTGGGGTGGTTACGATCCTTCTCAACATCCAGACAATCGTTTATGATGTAGATGCTTCCAGAAAGTAAACAAAACGTTACAAATGCCGAAACAACGCTTATCCATAGGTTAAAATTTAGAAGATTTAGTGAAAATACGATCCCAATGAATATAACTAGGTTTTTGTACCATTGTTTGGGACGCATCGATATCAGGATGTCCTTAAACATTTCATCACCTATCCGGTTTTTTAGTCCCAGTATCAATTCCTTTGATACATTTCGGAGGTTACACATGAATAGGTGTTGAATTAATGATACGACTGGATTTTTTTAGGAGGTTGCTTATAAAGTTTTGGTCAAGGATGTTTAGGAACATGATTTAAAGTATTTAACGTTTGACATGGTTCTGTTCTTTTTTTAAATTCAACATCCATTTTTTTTAAACGATTTTTAAAACGATGAATCACAAGTTTAAAGACTTAAAAAATAAATCTACATGGATTTAATGGACTAAATCTAAAAAAGGTAAAAAAAATAAAAGTTTGTGGGGGATAAAAATCTAATAGGACCTCAAACCCTCTCATAAGTCGTGGTCCTCTCCACAGGCACACGTCCAATAGCTTCAATCACTTCAACTATCTTCTCTCGGGGCATGTACTCTCCGTAGGATGCACCTGCAGCCACAGATATTTTATCTTCCATCATGGTGCCCCCGAAGTCGTTGGCACCGCAGCAGAGGGCTATTTGGGTGGTTCTGAGGCCTAACTTCACCCATGAAACCTGGATGTTAGGCATGTCCCTGCCCATTATTATCCTTGAAATGGCGTGGATCTTGAGATCGTCCATTCCACTTGCACCCAGTGTTTCCTGGCCCAGTTTGTTGTTGAGGCCCAGGAAGGTCATGGGCACGAGTTCTGTGAAGCCGTGGGTTTCGCGCTGTATATCCCGGAGTATCATGAGGTGGTCTATACGGTCCTCCCAGGTCTCAACGCTTCCGTACATGATGGTTGAGGTGGTTGGAATGTCCAGCTTATGGGCTTCCTTAATTATGTCCACCCATTCCTGGGTTGAAACCTTTTTAGGACATATCTTTTCCCTGACAGAGTCCACGAGTATCTCTGCAGAGGCCCCTGTCATGGTGTCCATACCTGCCTCTTTAAGGGCCTTAAGGGCTTCAAAGGTGGTCATATCAGAGACTTTGGCTGTGTGGTAGATCTCCACTGGGGATAGTGCATGGAGGCAGATGTCGTATTTGGATTTTATGGCTTTTATGATGTCACAGTAGTAATCTACAGTCATGTGGGGCATAACACCGCCGAATAGACAGATCTCAGTTGCTCCAATGTTCTGGGACTGACCAACGCTTTCAACTATCTCATCAACGCTCATTTCATAGCCTATATGGTCCCTGAATGAGCAGAATTCACATTCTATCATGCAGTGGTCTGTGATGTCTATGGCCTTGTTTGCCACGAATGTGACATCATCACCCACTATCCCCTTTCTTAGTCTGTCTGCAACATCGAACAGCTGGAATGGATTTGCATCAACCAGCTTTAAAGCGTCTTCCTTTGTTATGTCTCCCTCAAGTGAACGTTCGTAGATATCCTCCATTAAAAAACCTCCATTACCATGAAAAACCCTTTTAAAAACCTTTTAATTCAAAAAAGGATAAAATACTTATTATTTTATTTAAACTGATAAAGTTAAAGCATTATAAGGATTTTTAAACATTTATCTATAATGTTCAATCACATGGTCTTAAAGTTTTTCATTTCATTTTGGGGACCTGAAAGAATCTGTTTGATTGCATGAGATGAGTTTCAATGAAATTATTGTTATAAGACTTTGGGTAATGAGTTAAGGTATAAACAGATTATTAATACTGAATCATTTTGTGAATATGTTAAACCGTAAATACACTAAAACACAATAAAAACAGTTTAAAATAAAAATAAAGTTTCATGGAATTTTCGAGGCCTTCAAAAATTGTTTGAAGTGCCGGGGGCGGGATTCGAACCCGCGGCCTCACGGTATCCCAGGAAAAAGTCAGAGCACTTGCTTAATACCCTATGAGCCGTGCGCTCTAACCAACTGAGCCACCCCGGCGTGGCTTATATGCTGTTAGATTTCATCTAACTTATACTTTTCTATTCACATTCTTACTTAAAAAGGTTTTTATGAACTTTTCACATAATTTCTATTATTTTATGGCCAATTTGGGCTTGAAATCCATTTATTTTCATAATACCCTGTAAAACATTATATAGTAATTTTTCATATACCTCTTAATTACGTTATATAAAATTACTTGAAGCTAACGATCCATTCCGAGCACATCTTTTTTAATCAGTATTTCATTTTTAAAAGCTTTTCATGATTTATTGAGAATAGCAGCACTCATAAAATAGCAATGGTCATTAGTTAGGGTTAATCAGTACTTTTCCAGGATAGATCTCAAAAAAGGCCTCAAAAAGGAGATAACTATCAAAAAGGATAAAAATTAAGATAGTTTTGCAGGAACAGGATTTCAGTCTTCAAGACCTGCAAGGGCCCTTATAAGGCTGCTCTGGGTTATGAGGCCCACAAGATTTCCATTTTCAACAACAGGAATTCTCTGATATCCTTTATCTGCCATAACTTTTGTTATGTCCTTGATGGGTGTTTCAGGCTCTGCAACGTAGAGTTCCTTGCTCATAAGGTCGTTCACCTTGAGTCCAAGTGCTTCTCCACCTGCAAGCAGAACATCCCTGTGGGTTATAATTCCTACAAGACGTTTTTCATCCACCACTGGAAGCCCTCCAACGTTGCAGCGCATCATTTTGAGCTTTGCTGCAGCTACAAGGTCTGTGGGGCTTGTTACATGCACTTCTCTGATCATGATGTCTTTGGCACTTAGGTTTCCTATCATGTTTTATATTCTGTTGCCCAGAATATTTAAATCTGGAGGATTCAACAAATCCAACACCTTTGAAGGGGTCATATGAGTCTTCAAATCTTCTTTAGATGAAACTATCTTTTAGATGAAGCTAACTCATCCGGTATCTTTAACCTCTTCCCTGTAGGCTAGGTAGGCAGAGTAGGTCACTCCAAGTATGAGGGGGCCAATGAAAAGTCCAGGAATACCCAGTGTAACTGCTCCGAATATGAATCCCAGGAGAAATACAAGGGGATGAACTTCGGAGTAGTTGACAGAGAGCTTTGGCCGGATGTACATGTCGGTGGTTGTTTCGATGATCCAACCAAAGAATATAACAAGAACTCCAGTGGTAACGTCTCCTGTGAGGATGCTGAACAGACCTAGAACTCCGTAAACTATCCACGGCCCGACTATGGGTATGAACTCAGACAGTCCACTGAGTATACCAAGAAGAAGTATGTATGGATATCCAAGAAAGTAGTAAAGTACCATGGAGAGCAGTCCCAAGATGATTGCGGGGATAACGTTACCAACAACTATGCTCTTCATGATGTCATCGGTGCTGTGGATTATTCTGCGGTAAAATCCCTTGTCTTCTGCTGGAACAATGTCTTTGATGTAACGAATTACCTTGTCACCATCCTTTGCAAAGTAAAATGTTGAAAAGAAGAGTATCAATATCTGCATGGCCAGTGTTGGTAAAAATTCAAGGAGAGTGATGATCTGGTTTACGAGGTAGGAAATGAGCTTCTCTGCAATGGCTGTGATGTTGGAGATGAACAGATTTGCAAGGCTATTAAGGCTGTCTGAATTTTGAGCTGTTGCTAAACCGGATTTTATGTTCAGTGCAGTTGCAGTTGCAGTTGATGTTGCACTTGCTGATGAATGGGGAATGGAACCGAAAACCTGAATTGCAGCTGCCAATATCTGGACTGCAGTTACATAGAGCAGGGCAACGATTGGTGCGGCAAGGATTATCATTCCAATAATGATTGCAAGGGTTTCGTACTTCACGAAGGGTTTGATCCTTTTGGCGATTGGCCGTACATAATAGGCTAGAATTGCCCCTAAAGCCACAACTGACAGAATTGGAATTAAAATCCCAAATGAAAGCAATGTGAGGAGTATAATAATGGGAAAAATGGTTGAAATAGATAATTTTTTAATATTTAACACGTAAAACACCTTTTTATTAATTAATTCATTACATTATTTTTTTTAATTGCAGTTATAACTTTTTAATAAATGACCGGAGTCCTGTAACTTGAAATCCTGTAACTTATATAAGATGTAATCTGGCCAACGTTGCATCTGATTCTAATAACATCAGTGAATAAGATGACCTGTAATTGAAGTCTCATAAAAAAAAGGGAATAAAAAAAGGGAAATTACAAAGGAATAAAAAAATCTTTTTAAAGGCTTATATTCTTCTTTTTAGTAAAAATTTAATATAGGAGGGAAGGATTCTGATCTTCCACTTTTTCTACTGTTTCTTCACCTTCAAAGGATTCACAGGCTTCCATCACATCATCAACAAGCAGGTCGATCATTTCCCTGCCGAAGTTTTCCTTCACAACCATCCTCATGACTGCAACATCCTCAGCATTCTCAGGGAGTGTGTATGCAGGAACGATCCAGCCTTTCTGTCTCAGTTTCTCTGAAAGCTGGAAAACCGTGAATTCTTCATCCTTCAAACTCACTGTTACAAGTGGGAACATCCCCTCCTTGTTGATGATCTCAAATTTACCTGAATCCTCAAGTTTTCTGGCGAGGTACTGGCTGTTACTCATCATGTTCTCCATTATGTCGGTGTAACCACTTTTTCCAAGTCTTATTAAGTTGTAGTACTGGGCTATTATTGTGCTGCTTCCCTTGGAGAAGTTCAGGGAGTAATTGGGCATCAAACCTCCCAGGTAATTCACCTTGAATATGAGTTCCTCAGGGAGGTCTGTTTTATCCTTGAATATGAGCCAGCCCACTCCAGGATACACGAGACCGTACTTGTGCCCGGAAACGTTGATGGATCGAACCTGTTCGAGTCTGAAATCCCATTCCAGTTCAGGATAGAGGAACGGTGCCACAAAACCTCCACTGGCACCGTCAACATGTATTGGTATGTCCCAACCATTTTCCTTTTTAATATCCATCAAAAGATCGTTTATCTCTTTTATAGGGTCCATCTGGCCTGTGAAGGTTGTTCCAAGAACAGCACCAACGCATATGGTATTTTCATCTATTTCCTCTGCCACCTTATCCACTGTGACTGTGTAAGTGTCTCTTTCAAGGGGTATGAGCTTCAGCTCAACATCGAAGTAAAGTGCAAACTTCTCCCAGACCGTGTGAACATCTGCACCCATAACTATGTTGGGTTTGTTGAAGGGTTTCCCCTCTTCCTGTCTCCTTTTCTTCCAGGTCCATTTATGGGCCAGAAGTCCGAGCATTATGGCCTCAGACGAGCCTATGGTCCCTGTTCCCACGGAATGACACTCCTTTGGGGCGTTGAAAAGCCTGGCCAGCATGTTAATAACCCTCTCCTGTATTTTCTCAGTCTGAGGATACTCGTCGTTGTCAACGAAGTTTTTATCCATGCTCTCCATTATGAGCTTGTCAGCCTCAGGCTCCATCCAGGTTGTCACAAAACTCGCCAGGTTCAGGGCAGGATTCCCATCCAGGTTCAGTTCATCGTGTATCAGTTGATACGCCGCCCTTGCGGGCATTTCATCCTCGGGCATAACGTACTTTGGAATGCTTTCAGTGAAGTACCTACTTCCATAGGTGCTGGTCACCTCCTTCTCAGATACCTTCATTTTCTCCAAATTTTTCTTTCCAGATAACGTATTTAACCCCTCCATTTCACGATTCTTTAAACTGTTTTATTAACCAATTCAATTCTTTTAAACATGTTAATTCACATAAATGCCTTTAAATTCAATTTAAATCCCTTAAAAAACTTTTAAATTCTAATTTCTCTTGAACCTCATATTTATTAAATCATTTCTATTGGATTATTATTTTATTACAGTTCCAATTATAAAATTTTTGAAGTAATTCTGAGTAGTGACATGAATTTAACATCTTATCTGGAACTAAAAAATAATATTTAATAATAAAATTATAAAAAAAAGATTAATCTCATGCATTGTGAAATGTTCACCTGTAAAAATACTAAAAAACTTCTAAAACCCATTAAAAAAGAGTTAGGATTATTTGGTACCATTGGTTGTGAGTTTCAGTGAAACATCCACCGCACGATTCAACTCTTTCAATGGAATAAGTTGATAT is a genomic window of Methanobacterium congolense containing:
- a CDS encoding decaprenyl-phosphate phosphoribosyltransferase, yielding MFKDILISMRPKQWYKNLVIFIGIVFSLNLLNFNLWISVVSAFVTFCLLSGSIYIINDCLDVEKDRNHPKKSKRPLASGRLKTSHALLFSGIAVVAALLLAFTVNLSLLLVSLAFFGLILIYSLFLKELILVDILVISTGFVLRAVAGCVAIGVFVSPWLIICTFLMALFLALVKRRHELILLKDKAGSHRKILEGYSREMLDQMTNITTAALVMSYSLYTFFAQNIYIMLTIPLAFYGVFRYLFLVHNDGMGGEPEMIFRDSGMVISMTLWVVLVIGVLYFNKLGFTGVLK
- a CDS encoding lysylphosphatidylglycerol synthase transmembrane domain-containing protein; amino-acid sequence: MEKNRFWLVLIFAVVVYVVMGVYADLGDLLTALESFDWRFIILLLCLTTLGYLIRFVRWDYFLRGVGVKLNIRDNLFVYISGLSMTITPAKAGEIWKGWLIRDINGESLSKTVPVVISDRLTDILALVFLSLLGILYYKQGTYIIVAILIIFAVFVLAVRSEAVSNRLIRVLEKRAGKYSRDVESMHQTFKETLTPKKLVVTTVLGLMAWFMECLALYLAVAGFGDHLGMVVSTFTFSFASLAGALSMIPGGLGVAEATLSGLLQFFGLTATLSVGVAIIIRFATLWYGTFLGLAVYLLGKSRIIGEKREDTDR
- the cofH gene encoding 5-amino-6-(D-ribitylamino)uracil--L-tyrosine 4-hydroxyphenyl transferase CofH encodes the protein MEDIYERSLEGDITKEDALKLVDANPFQLFDVADRLRKGIVGDDVTFVANKAIDITDHCMIECEFCSFRDHIGYEMSVDEIVESVGQSQNIGATEICLFGGVMPHMTVDYYCDIIKAIKSKYDICLHALSPVEIYHTAKVSDMTTFEALKALKEAGMDTMTGASAEILVDSVREKICPKKVSTQEWVDIIKEAHKLDIPTTSTIMYGSVETWEDRIDHLMILRDIQRETHGFTELVPMTFLGLNNKLGQETLGASGMDDLKIHAISRIIMGRDMPNIQVSWVKLGLRTTQIALCCGANDFGGTMMEDKISVAAGASYGEYMPREKIVEVIEAIGRVPVERTTTYERV
- a CDS encoding PHP domain-containing protein → MIYDLHTHSKYSRDGWMEPKTLVKTAIKKGLAGIAITDHNTIEGGLKAKEFETENFEVVVGSEIATDRGEVIGLFLSEEVVSRNFIEVINEIRNQSGTVVLPHPFDELRGNGIAPGKEDAKLVDYVETFNSRCFRTKYNEMAAEYAKKYGLKSLGGSDAHFAHEVGRAGITTDDDLHDAFERGSFTVFGERSSPMYLGLTKVLKIWKKTGSGSY
- a CDS encoding DUF362 domain-containing protein, with amino-acid sequence MTKIDSKVSILKTSPETVVKDYGELMHLAEYDKAVSRENETILKLNLSWTLFYPACSTPPWQLEGVLKTLKDDGFHDVVAVENQTVVTHPWKGAYFNKWLPLLEKYGREFQPLTDVEWSVYEPKSEMMVMDEIFGQVLVPEMFYGNDVIHFPTVKTHGHTTTTGSMKNAFGGLIPKYRHHAHKKIHEVLVDLLAIQREIHPGIFTVMDGCVCGDGAGPRTMDPYVGNVILASADPVAVDALAAKIMGFDPLKIDYIKMAHDRGLGMGDVDQIEVVGLDEGELEGLNFGFHVNKSPVIKWDQRLRKKTMKIKWLHHLLFNSPIFKTFIFASGFYHDKLWYPTTGKKNIEKFKATEWGKLFDEYDYGEFPEFKKVKEWNPY
- a CDS encoding glutamate decarboxylase, producing the protein MKVSEKEVTSTYGSRYFTESIPKYVMPEDEMPARAAYQLIHDELNLDGNPALNLASFVTTWMEPEADKLIMESMDKNFVDNDEYPQTEKIQERVINMLARLFNAPKECHSVGTGTIGSSEAIMLGLLAHKWTWKKRRQEEGKPFNKPNIVMGADVHTVWEKFALYFDVELKLIPLERDTYTVTVDKVAEEIDENTICVGAVLGTTFTGQMDPIKEINDLLMDIKKENGWDIPIHVDGASGGFVAPFLYPELEWDFRLEQVRSINVSGHKYGLVYPGVGWLIFKDKTDLPEELIFKVNYLGGLMPNYSLNFSKGSSTIIAQYYNLIRLGKSGYTDIMENMMSNSQYLARKLEDSGKFEIINKEGMFPLVTVSLKDEEFTVFQLSEKLRQKGWIVPAYTLPENAEDVAVMRMVVKENFGREMIDLLVDDVMEACESFEGEETVEKVEDQNPSLLY
- a CDS encoding AI-2E family transporter, with protein sequence MLNIKKLSISTIFPIIILLTLLSFGILIPILSVVALGAILAYYVRPIAKRIKPFVKYETLAIIIGMIILAAPIVALLYVTAVQILAAAIQVFGSIPHSSASATSTATATALNIKSGLATAQNSDSLNSLANLFISNITAIAEKLISYLVNQIITLLEFLPTLAMQILILFFSTFYFAKDGDKVIRYIKDIVPAEDKGFYRRIIHSTDDIMKSIVVGNVIPAIILGLLSMVLYYFLGYPYILLLGILSGLSEFIPIVGPWIVYGVLGLFSILTGDVTTGVLVIFFGWIIETTTDMYIRPKLSVNYSEVHPLVFLLGFIFGAVTLGIPGLFIGPLILGVTYSAYLAYREEVKDTG
- a CDS encoding CBS domain-containing protein; the protein is MIGNLSAKDIMIREVHVTSPTDLVAAAKLKMMRCNVGGLPVVDEKRLVGIITHRDVLLAGGEALGLKVNDLMSKELYVAEPETPIKDITKVMADKGYQRIPVVENGNLVGLITQSSLIRALAGLED